One Gloeothece verrucosa PCC 7822 DNA window includes the following coding sequences:
- a CDS encoding glycosyltransferase family 2 protein — MISIYILTYNEEIDIAPCIESALLSDDVIIVDSLSTDKTVEIASRYPVRIVQHKFESHGKQRTWMLENVPTKHEWVYILEADERMTPELFAECLEMAKQEEVIGYYAAERVMFMGQWIKHSTQYPRYQMRLFKKGKVWFSDYGHTEREVCSGAVGFLKQTYPHYTCSKGLSRWIEKHNRYSSDEARETLRQLQTGKVDWYQLILGNSEVERRHALKDLSLRLPFRPLVRWFYMYFILGGILDGKAGFAWCTLQAFYEYLILLKVEEIKQQFSVDSLDSNFSDPEIIPAENIRLLAQFTRTGQEREQGTGNREQN; from the coding sequence ATGATCTCCATCTATATTCTCACTTATAACGAAGAAATCGATATCGCCCCTTGCATCGAGTCAGCCTTACTATCTGATGATGTGATCATCGTTGATTCTCTTAGCACAGATAAAACCGTAGAAATTGCCTCTCGCTACCCAGTGCGTATAGTTCAACATAAATTTGAAAGTCACGGAAAACAACGCACCTGGATGTTAGAAAACGTTCCCACTAAACACGAATGGGTTTATATTCTCGAAGCTGATGAACGCATGACACCAGAATTATTTGCTGAATGCCTAGAAATGGCTAAACAAGAAGAAGTGATCGGTTATTATGCGGCTGAACGGGTTATGTTTATGGGACAATGGATTAAACATAGCACCCAGTATCCTCGCTATCAGATGCGGCTATTTAAGAAAGGGAAAGTCTGGTTTAGTGACTATGGTCATACAGAACGAGAGGTTTGCTCTGGGGCCGTAGGATTTCTCAAACAAACCTACCCTCATTATACTTGTAGCAAGGGCTTAAGTCGCTGGATTGAAAAACATAATCGCTACTCTAGCGATGAAGCACGAGAAACTCTCCGTCAGCTACAAACCGGTAAAGTTGATTGGTATCAATTAATTTTAGGAAACTCAGAAGTAGAAAGACGACACGCCCTAAAAGATTTATCTTTACGTCTACCTTTCCGTCCTTTAGTTCGTTGGTTCTATATGTACTTTATTTTAGGGGGAATTTTAGACGGAAAAGCCGGCTTTGCTTGGTGTACTTTACAAGCATTTTATGAGTATCTAATTTTACTCAAAGTAGAAGAAATAAAACAGCAATTTTCGGTTGATTCCCTTGATAGCAATTTTTCTGATCCCGAAATAATTCCGGCTGAAAATATTAGACTTCTTGCACAATTCACAAGAACTGGTCAAGAAAGGGAACAGGGAACAGGGAACAGGGAACAGAATTGA